GTTCCCACACCCGCATTTTGAGATAATCCGATCGCACCACTTGGATAAATTCGGTATTGATCCGTTTGGGGAAGGCGGGATGGTGCTCAAACTTTGGGCCAATCTGCTCAAGGGCGATCGCATCCACATCCTCTACAAAGGTGATGCAGTGAGGATTGCCCATGCTCACGCAGGTGACCGTCCAATCTTGATCCGCCACGGAGAGCGAGATCCCGACTACCTTGTCATCCGCTGCGCCGAGGTTGGTGGGAATCTCACTCGCCAGCAGGCGCGGAATGCCCATGTCTACGGTCACTTGTCCATCGGGTTCTAGCTTTGGTGAAATCAAGCCCGCTAGGGTATGGATACGGTAGGTTTTCTCCGTCGTATCCACACCGTCTGCTGCTTCGAGCTGAGCAACAAACCGCGCCATGCAGCGAATGCCATTACCGCACATTTCTGGCTCAGAGCCATCGGAGTTGAAAATCCGCATGGCGTAGTCGGTGTCGGCCTGCCCCGGCAGGGCAAAAATCACCCCATCTGCCCCAATGCCAAAATGGCGATCGCACCAAGCGATCGCCTCTTCTGGGGTGAGCAGTGGCTCGGCTTGCTGACGATTGTCAATCAA
This is a stretch of genomic DNA from Candidatus Obscuribacterales bacterium. It encodes these proteins:
- the dapF gene encoding diaminopimelate epimerase; protein product: MAIDFTKYHGIGNDFILIDNRQQAEPLLTPEEAIAWCDRHFGIGADGVIFALPGQADTDYAMRIFNSDGSEPEMCGNGIRCMARFVAQLEAADGVDTTEKTYRIHTLAGLISPKLEPDGQVTVDMGIPRLLASEIPTNLGAADDKVVGISLSVADQDWTVTCVSMGNPHCITFVEDVDAIALEQIGPKFEHHPAFPKRINTEFIQVVRSDYLKMRVWERGAGITLACGTGACAALVASVLNNRSDRQATVELPGGSLLITWADDNHLYMTGPAEQVFTSSR